In Ruminiclostridium papyrosolvens DSM 2782, the following proteins share a genomic window:
- a CDS encoding M4 family metallopeptidase — MKSAKKILSAVLLSVSLVTSSFPWVYANTENTGNNVKSEAIQAQEVIPSFISGNLTAASDKTPKQIVEQYILQEAQKYQLPAIQFKVTEQFVNSLNRTVVKTVQTYNGVPVQNSDRNYFINSDGVIVYIVGSYVYDIADRVSLAVKPAEMSQDSILSAIERDLGFKPVYTESPKSQLLLYPVYGKYNYIYKVSIKFKNPAFKSYIYYLYASNLSVFGKNNQELSLEEPAVGSGIGQSGAVKQPLKMVKDNDVYYLKNTVENLKTIHELDGIYSENDNNFDTDTGLNFQKDAVDAHYNMTNVINFFKGAPFYRNGNDDNGSEYTIEIIKDSGNVFNAFADTNEVRIGAGKGLAGKSVAFAVDAMAHEFTHGILKSEGLGDSSDGHFEFNPPLTERLSLHEGISDVFGTICEYFLPSEGTPDWTIAEDTGTILRDCANPVIDTYNEYNRRILECENDRSLKYPKPHEGGGVITKAASLMAMGGTFKNVTVNPIGMEKLAEIFYHAINDGNMVYDMKFSQFAAALVESSEALYGADSAEVNSVRKALGAVGLDLRIVYASGPSLSLTWLPLSGSHYGIYRREKNSTAEPVKILETTNTKESVQAIPGSYDYFIAAIDANGNRVSEFSSPLTYTLPFAAPQNFHITNRTGLEVGFGWEGTIGTRYGVFRKLQGSETLFEKCAETTNTTVSVTALYGNYDYYVAQIDENGNIVSTSSLLVTVSTQYPAPQNFHITNRSGLIIGFGWTGTSGTKYAIYRQAQGSTAPLEKCAETTSTTVSLSTIYGNYNYYVAQIDENGEISSFLSNSVLVNTEYPAPSNFHITNRSGLQINFSWEGTSGARYAIYKVAADSTELPEKCIETTSTTATVYTLIGSYNFYVAQIDEAGNRISFLSQPVTVNS, encoded by the coding sequence ATGAAATCAGCAAAAAAAATTTTAAGTGCTGTTTTGCTATCTGTTTCACTTGTTACCAGTAGTTTTCCATGGGTTTATGCTAATACTGAAAACACCGGCAATAATGTAAAATCCGAAGCAATTCAAGCTCAAGAAGTTATTCCTTCGTTTATATCAGGAAACCTAACGGCAGCGTCTGACAAAACGCCAAAGCAAATAGTTGAGCAATATATTCTTCAAGAAGCTCAAAAATATCAATTGCCGGCAATACAGTTTAAGGTTACTGAGCAGTTTGTAAATTCCCTTAACAGAACGGTAGTAAAAACAGTTCAAACCTATAACGGCGTACCTGTTCAAAACAGTGACAGAAACTATTTTATCAATTCTGACGGTGTTATTGTATATATTGTTGGAAGCTATGTATATGATATAGCAGATAGAGTTTCCTTAGCTGTTAAACCCGCTGAAATGTCCCAAGACTCAATCCTCTCTGCAATCGAGAGAGATTTGGGATTTAAGCCGGTATACACTGAGAGCCCTAAAAGCCAGTTGCTTCTATATCCTGTTTATGGAAAATATAACTACATATACAAAGTAAGTATCAAATTCAAAAATCCTGCATTTAAGAGTTATATATATTATCTTTATGCAAGTAATCTGTCGGTATTTGGAAAAAACAATCAGGAATTAAGTCTTGAAGAGCCGGCAGTAGGTTCCGGTATAGGGCAATCCGGAGCGGTAAAGCAGCCATTAAAAATGGTAAAGGATAATGATGTATACTATCTTAAAAACACCGTTGAAAATCTAAAAACTATCCACGAATTAGACGGAATATATAGTGAAAATGATAATAATTTTGACACGGACACCGGATTAAACTTTCAAAAAGATGCCGTAGATGCTCATTATAATATGACAAATGTTATTAATTTCTTTAAAGGTGCTCCTTTTTACCGTAATGGAAACGATGACAACGGCTCAGAGTATACCATTGAAATTATAAAAGACAGCGGTAACGTCTTTAATGCCTTTGCAGACACAAATGAGGTAAGAATCGGTGCAGGTAAAGGTTTGGCAGGTAAATCCGTTGCCTTCGCGGTAGATGCCATGGCACATGAATTTACTCATGGAATACTTAAATCGGAAGGCTTAGGAGATTCCAGTGACGGTCACTTCGAATTTAATCCTCCTTTAACAGAGCGCTTGTCCTTACACGAGGGTATATCTGACGTGTTTGGTACAATATGTGAATACTTTCTTCCAAGTGAAGGAACACCTGATTGGACAATAGCAGAAGATACCGGAACTATTCTCAGGGATTGTGCTAATCCCGTAATTGATACTTATAATGAATATAACAGACGCATTTTAGAATGTGAAAATGACCGTTCTCTCAAATATCCCAAACCACACGAAGGCGGTGGTGTTATTACAAAAGCCGCAAGTCTTATGGCAATGGGCGGAACTTTTAAAAATGTTACCGTAAATCCAATTGGAATGGAAAAACTTGCAGAAATATTCTATCATGCCATTAATGACGGAAATATGGTTTATGACATGAAATTCTCTCAATTTGCGGCAGCCCTTGTTGAGTCCTCAGAAGCATTATATGGAGCGGACAGTGCTGAAGTTAATTCTGTAAGGAAGGCTTTAGGTGCTGTTGGTCTTGACTTGAGAATAGTTTATGCATCAGGGCCATCATTGTCATTAACATGGCTTCCTCTATCAGGTTCACATTACGGAATATATAGAAGAGAAAAAAACTCTACAGCCGAACCTGTAAAAATTCTTGAAACTACTAACACCAAAGAGTCCGTTCAGGCAATACCGGGAAGTTATGATTATTTTATTGCAGCAATAGATGCAAACGGAAACAGAGTTTCAGAATTTAGCAGTCCTCTTACTTATACACTTCCCTTCGCCGCTCCCCAAAATTTCCATATTACAAACAGAACAGGTCTGGAGGTAGGCTTTGGTTGGGAGGGTACTATTGGTACAAGATATGGTGTATTCAGAAAGCTGCAAGGTTCAGAAACTCTCTTTGAAAAATGTGCCGAGACCACAAATACCACAGTATCAGTAACTGCCTTATACGGAAACTATGATTATTATGTAGCTCAGATTGACGAAAATGGAAATATTGTTTCTACTTCAAGCCTATTAGTTACTGTAAGTACTCAATATCCTGCTCCTCAAAACTTTCATATTACAAACCGCTCTGGTCTTATTATAGGCTTCGGTTGGACTGGTACCTCCGGTACAAAATACGCCATATACAGACAAGCCCAAGGTTCAACTGCTCCCCTTGAAAAATGCGCTGAAACCACAAGCACAACAGTATCCTTGAGTACAATATACGGAAACTACAATTATTATGTAGCACAGATTGACGAGAATGGAGAAATATCATCTTTCCTTAGCAATTCTGTTCTTGTTAATACTGAATACCCTGCTCCGTCAAACTTTCATATTACAAACCGCTCAGGCTTACAGATAAACTTCTCCTGGGAGGGTACCTCGGGTGCAAGGTATGCAATATATAAAGTGGCTGCCGACTCAACCGAATTACCGGAAAAATGTATAGAAACCACAAGTACAACTGCAACAGTGTATACATTAATCGGCAGTTATAATTTCTATGTTGCACAGATAGATGAAGCAGGAAACAGAATATCATTTTTGAGTCAACCTGTGACTGTAAATTCTTAA
- a CDS encoding DEAD/DEAH box helicase — MENLSFKDLTLSDEVQHAIADMGFEEATPIQSQSIPYILEGNDLIGQAQTGTGKTCAFGIPAVEKIDSHIDSIQVLVLCPTRELAIQSCEELRNVLKYKDGIRILPVYGGQPIDRQIMALKKRPQIIIGTPGRVMDHMRRKTLKLESLKMIVLDEADEMLNMGFREDIDTILEKVPEDRQTILFSATMPKEILELTKKYQKDPVHIKIAHKELTVPSIEQYYLEVKESAKLEVLSRLIDTNDIKLSLVFCNTKKRVDELTASLQSRGFSAEALHGDMRQEHRDKVMSLFRKGNFDILIATDVAARGIDVDDVEAVFNYDLPNDEEYYVHRIGRTGRAGRTGKAFTFISGREMYKLRDIQRYTKSTIVAMKPPSLNEVEEKKMLNILKTLKDNLKDDSISKFVSHIERFIDTINNESEEQGENFVTSLDVAAALLKMYGEQSGNLPNEVNEIDNAVEPGSNKDMVRLFINIGSESKIQPKHIIESLVASTGLPGKLVGAIDIFDRYSFVEVPKDIAPEVLKSMKNYTIKGKRINIEKSNARKKSGRGSSFNRSTPPNRRSPKKSK, encoded by the coding sequence ATGGAAAATTTAAGTTTTAAAGATTTAACTCTCTCTGATGAGGTACAACATGCAATTGCGGATATGGGCTTTGAAGAGGCGACCCCTATTCAGTCCCAGTCAATCCCATATATTTTGGAAGGCAATGATCTGATTGGTCAAGCTCAGACCGGAACAGGAAAAACCTGTGCATTTGGAATCCCGGCAGTGGAAAAAATAGATTCACACATTGATTCAATTCAGGTTTTGGTCCTTTGCCCCACCAGAGAGCTTGCTATACAGTCCTGTGAAGAATTAAGAAATGTATTAAAATATAAGGATGGTATAAGAATTCTACCTGTGTATGGCGGACAGCCAATTGACAGACAGATTATGGCTTTAAAGAAACGCCCTCAAATTATTATAGGAACTCCCGGTCGTGTTATGGACCATATGAGACGTAAAACTCTAAAACTGGAATCCCTTAAAATGATTGTTCTTGATGAAGCCGATGAAATGCTGAACATGGGCTTTAGAGAAGATATTGATACAATATTGGAGAAAGTCCCTGAGGACAGACAGACTATATTGTTCTCCGCTACAATGCCAAAAGAGATTCTGGAGCTTACAAAGAAATATCAGAAAGATCCCGTTCATATAAAGATAGCACACAAGGAACTTACCGTTCCAAGTATCGAGCAGTATTATCTTGAAGTAAAGGAATCTGCAAAGCTCGAGGTTTTATCAAGATTGATAGATACCAACGATATCAAGCTGTCTCTTGTATTCTGTAATACTAAAAAGAGGGTTGATGAACTTACAGCCAGCCTCCAGTCCAGAGGTTTTTCTGCTGAAGCACTGCATGGTGACATGCGTCAGGAACACCGTGACAAAGTCATGTCCCTTTTCAGAAAAGGTAACTTTGATATACTCATTGCAACAGATGTAGCTGCAAGAGGTATCGACGTTGACGACGTTGAAGCAGTATTTAACTATGATCTTCCAAATGACGAAGAATACTATGTACACAGAATCGGACGAACCGGAAGGGCCGGAAGAACAGGAAAAGCCTTTACGTTTATCTCCGGAAGAGAAATGTACAAGCTAAGGGATATACAGAGGTATACGAAATCTACTATTGTTGCAATGAAGCCACCAAGTCTTAATGAAGTTGAAGAAAAGAAAATGTTAAACATCCTTAAAACTTTGAAAGATAACCTAAAGGATGACAGCATCTCAAAGTTCGTCAGCCACATTGAACGCTTCATTGACACAATCAATAATGAATCGGAAGAACAGGGAGAAAACTTCGTAACTTCTCTTGATGTTGCAGCTGCATTATTGAAAATGTACGGTGAACAAAGCGGTAATCTTCCAAATGAGGTTAATGAGATTGACAATGCTGTAGAACCTGGCAGCAACAAGGATATGGTCAGACTATTCATTAATATAGGCAGTGAGAGCAAAATACAGCCAAAGCACATTATCGAAAGTCTTGTTGCATCAACCGGGCTTCCGGGTAAGCTGGTAGGTGCAATAGACATATTTGACAGATATTCCTTTGTAGAGGTTCCAAAGGATATTGCTCCGGAAGTTCTGAAATCAATGAAGAACTATACTATAAAGGGAAAACGTATCAATATAGAAAAATCAAATGCAAGAAAGAAAAGTGGACGCGGCTCATCATTTAATCGTTCGACACCGCCTAACAGACGTAGTCCTAAAAAATCTAAATAA
- a CDS encoding MtnX-like HAD-IB family phosphatase, whose protein sequence is MTKKFAFVSDFDGTLTDRDFYHIVMDKYLKDWSWNYYDEWKKSKKINVDFLNKMFGAMDRSEEEIFQDILELPLDPYAVKFIQMVQNNGGDFFILSAGTSYYINKLLEYFKIKNVTVISMNGRYHNRGIEIMPDPKSEFYSEMWGIDKQRVILSLKEKYEKVYFAGDSEPDIGAAKTADCAFATGSLKDWLTKEKAPYIAFEHFEEVAKYLVREKVFTDF, encoded by the coding sequence ATGACGAAAAAATTTGCATTTGTATCTGATTTTGACGGAACACTCACAGATAGAGATTTTTATCACATAGTTATGGACAAATACCTAAAGGACTGGTCATGGAATTATTATGATGAATGGAAGAAATCCAAAAAGATAAATGTTGATTTTCTTAATAAAATGTTCGGAGCAATGGACAGAAGCGAAGAGGAAATATTTCAGGATATATTGGAGTTACCCCTTGATCCGTATGCTGTTAAATTCATTCAAATGGTTCAAAACAACGGGGGAGATTTCTTTATACTAAGTGCGGGAACATCATATTATATCAATAAACTACTTGAGTATTTTAAAATAAAGAATGTTACTGTTATCTCAATGAACGGAAGATATCACAACAGAGGAATTGAGATAATGCCTGATCCCAAAAGCGAATTTTATTCAGAAATGTGGGGAATAGACAAGCAAAGAGTTATCCTCTCATTGAAAGAAAAATATGAAAAGGTGTACTTTGCAGGTGACAGCGAGCCGGATATTGGTGCTGCAAAAACCGCAGATTGTGCATTTGCCACAGGTTCCCTTAAAGATTGGCTCACAAAAGAAAAGGCTCCATATATAGCCTTTGAGCATTTTGAGGAAGTTGCAAAATATCTGGTCAGGGAAAAAGTATTTACAGATTTCTAA
- a CDS encoding iron-containing alcohol dehydrogenase family protein — MNAVHRIEIPSILEVNNNILGSVGAYIERAGINNVVVLFGEGIRDLFGEKIMESILSRKSLNLLETYDYDDIKLENLMPKAFTIPYKTDAVVGVGGGKVLDAAKYIAFLNKLPFISIPTSTSNDGFSSSGCSLIINGRRTSVHASMPFGIIVDLDVLKNAPMKFIYSGLGDIISKITAVYDWYFEESNNAAKVDDFAAMLAKKSVNSIVRMPYTQITENFFLKEMVDSLTMSGIAMQIADSSAPASGSEHLISHALDKLLENPQLHGIQVGIATYLMSRVQEHRYERVEKFLTDTGFFAFVETLKMKVEDFQKAIDLAPSIKPNRYTYLHVPENREKAKVLLKSDNILKRILV, encoded by the coding sequence ATGAATGCTGTACACAGAATTGAAATTCCTTCAATACTTGAAGTTAATAATAATATACTGGGTAGCGTGGGGGCGTACATTGAAAGGGCAGGAATAAATAATGTTGTAGTGCTGTTTGGAGAAGGAATCCGTGACTTGTTTGGTGAAAAGATTATGGAATCCATCTTGTCGAGAAAATCACTTAACCTTCTTGAAACATATGACTATGATGATATAAAGCTTGAAAATCTCATGCCCAAGGCCTTTACAATACCATACAAAACTGATGCAGTTGTGGGAGTGGGTGGGGGAAAAGTACTTGACGCAGCCAAATATATAGCTTTTTTAAACAAACTCCCATTTATAAGTATACCCACATCAACTTCAAACGACGGTTTTTCCAGTTCCGGCTGTTCTCTGATAATAAATGGCAGACGTACCTCAGTACATGCTTCAATGCCCTTTGGAATAATTGTTGATTTAGATGTTTTAAAAAATGCACCTATGAAATTTATATATTCAGGGCTGGGAGACATTATTTCTAAAATAACCGCTGTCTATGACTGGTATTTTGAAGAAAGCAACAATGCTGCAAAAGTTGATGACTTTGCTGCAATGCTGGCCAAAAAGTCTGTAAACAGTATTGTCAGAATGCCGTATACTCAGATAACAGAAAACTTCTTTTTAAAGGAAATGGTGGATTCACTGACAATGAGCGGAATTGCAATGCAGATAGCAGATAGCAGCGCACCTGCCAGCGGCAGCGAACATCTTATATCTCATGCATTGGACAAGCTTCTGGAAAATCCTCAACTCCATGGAATACAGGTGGGGATTGCAACCTATCTTATGAGCAGGGTTCAGGAACACAGATATGAGCGGGTAGAAAAATTCCTGACTGATACGGGTTTCTTTGCTTTTGTTGAAACTTTAAAAATGAAAGTGGAAGACTTCCAAAAAGCAATTGACCTTGCTCCTTCCATTAAACCAAACAGATACACCTATCTACATGTGCCGGAAAACAGAGAAAAAGCAAAAGTGTTGCTTAAAAGCGATAACATACTTAAAAGAATACTTGTTTAA
- a CDS encoding L-lactate dehydrogenase, with translation MKNKSINKIVIVGTGFVGSTTAYTLMVSGLVSEIVLIDQNSKKAEGEAMDMNHGMPFVRPVRIYNGDYSDCRGADIVVITGGANQKPGETRIDLVNKNTEIFKDIVGNIVKYNTDCILLVVTNPVDILTYVTYKLSGFPKNRVIGSGTVLDTARFKYMLGEHMGVDPRNVHAYIIGEHGDTEVPTWSLASIAGIPMDSYCKECKSCDDESFKRDTFDKVKNAAYEIIDRKNATYYAVALAVRRIVEAIVRNENSILTVSSLFEGEYGLNDICLSIPSQVNSEGVSRILNVPLNDEETGLLNKSAQALKEVISGLNL, from the coding sequence ATGAAAAATAAATCAATAAATAAAATAGTTATTGTGGGTACAGGCTTTGTGGGCTCAACTACTGCCTATACGTTAATGGTAAGCGGCCTGGTTTCAGAAATTGTGCTTATAGACCAAAATTCAAAAAAAGCTGAAGGCGAAGCAATGGATATGAATCACGGTATGCCATTTGTGAGACCTGTAAGAATATATAATGGAGATTATTCAGATTGCAGGGGTGCAGATATTGTTGTAATCACAGGAGGCGCGAACCAGAAACCCGGTGAGACAAGAATTGACCTTGTTAATAAAAACACAGAAATTTTCAAAGATATTGTTGGAAATATTGTTAAATATAATACAGACTGCATTCTCCTTGTTGTTACAAACCCGGTGGATATTTTAACCTATGTAACTTACAAGCTGTCCGGCTTCCCTAAAAACAGAGTTATAGGCTCAGGAACAGTTCTTGACACTGCACGTTTCAAATATATGCTTGGAGAACATATGGGAGTTGACCCAAGAAACGTACATGCATATATAATCGGCGAACACGGAGACACGGAAGTTCCTACCTGGAGTCTTGCATCCATAGCCGGAATACCCATGGATTCTTATTGCAAAGAATGTAAATCCTGTGATGATGAAAGCTTCAAGCGTGATACCTTTGACAAAGTAAAAAACGCAGCTTATGAAATTATCGACAGAAAAAATGCAACCTACTATGCAGTTGCTCTGGCTGTAAGAAGAATTGTAGAAGCTATTGTCCGTAATGAAAACTCCATATTGACGGTATCCAGCCTATTTGAAGGGGAATACGGTCTAAATGACATATGCCTGAGTATTCCCAGTCAGGTAAATTCGGAAGGTGTTTCAAGGATTTTAAATGTTCCTCTAAACGATGAGGAAACAGGGTTACTTAATAAATCTGCTCAGGCCTTGAAAGAGGTTATCAGCGGACTGAATCTGTAA